From the Cohaesibacter sp. ES.047 genome, one window contains:
- a CDS encoding AIPR family protein, with amino-acid sequence MSLEEFHRNFRSDLQTTIAERIEEQDTTFPSEELVFAEIVMDHISEAGICETPEICHWNGTVGRSRLRITGFVLSSDESTLDLFITHYFGTEDLTSLRDSDAAATATEGVRFLLSAADGKLDGKIDPTHPIRNLVSTIRSRWSELDRLRVFVITDGITKAKQFKPKPVLDKMVIIEAVDTERLFRHVAGKPRDELAISFPQTIGHQLPCVHVPDPDADYEYILTALPGPVLHELYLRFGPRLLEANVRTYLGAKRKVNKGISETLKREPEHFLAFNNGLVLVCDEAICERTEDGHFGLSYMSGFQIVNGGQTTSSIYFASRDDKTIDLSHVMVPAKIIILKTGNEDARERLVSNVSRYANSQNAVKMSDLSANRPFHVQLEKLANETWCPDGISRWFYERADGAYNVMLLREGTTRAKRKKITDMTPTKRKLKKNDIAKYHEAWRGKPDQVALAGEKNFAAFMRALDEDASIVPNPLNLQWYKEMIAKVIIFKATESMIKTKEAKQTTFKQGWSNIATYTVSVLADRLDDRLDLEQIWNRQGISPGLHDLLWDWAVIVNSEFNRIAPGQQFSEVAKRADTWKQIKSAEYSLNSMPIQEIR; translated from the coding sequence ATGAGCCTCGAAGAATTTCACCGCAATTTCCGTTCCGACTTGCAGACTACCATTGCTGAAAGAATAGAAGAGCAGGATACGACTTTTCCATCCGAGGAACTGGTATTTGCAGAAATAGTCATGGATCACATTTCTGAAGCGGGGATTTGTGAAACTCCCGAAATTTGTCACTGGAATGGGACGGTTGGACGGTCCCGGCTTCGCATAACCGGCTTTGTTCTGAGCTCGGATGAATCTACCCTCGATCTATTCATAACGCATTATTTCGGCACGGAGGATCTTACAAGTCTAAGAGATTCAGACGCCGCGGCAACTGCCACAGAAGGAGTCAGATTTCTTCTTTCTGCCGCTGATGGAAAACTTGACGGAAAGATCGATCCGACACATCCCATAAGAAACCTGGTTTCAACCATTCGGTCTCGATGGAGCGAGCTGGATCGTTTGAGAGTTTTTGTCATTACAGACGGCATTACCAAGGCAAAGCAGTTCAAGCCCAAACCGGTTCTCGACAAGATGGTCATCATAGAAGCGGTTGATACGGAGAGATTGTTTCGGCATGTCGCAGGAAAGCCCCGAGATGAACTGGCAATTAGCTTTCCTCAAACGATTGGCCATCAACTCCCTTGTGTACATGTTCCTGATCCTGATGCGGACTACGAATATATTCTTACAGCACTCCCGGGACCCGTATTGCACGAACTATATCTCCGCTTCGGCCCGAGATTGCTTGAAGCAAATGTTCGCACGTATCTTGGAGCCAAGAGAAAGGTCAACAAGGGCATTTCGGAAACCCTGAAAAGAGAACCTGAGCATTTTCTGGCATTTAACAATGGGCTTGTACTCGTTTGCGATGAAGCAATCTGCGAACGCACCGAAGATGGGCACTTTGGGCTCTCTTACATGAGTGGATTTCAAATCGTCAACGGTGGTCAAACGACATCTTCGATCTACTTTGCATCACGCGACGACAAGACCATCGACCTCAGCCATGTGATGGTGCCGGCAAAGATCATCATTCTCAAGACAGGAAATGAAGACGCAAGGGAAAGACTGGTCAGCAATGTATCCCGATATGCCAACAGCCAGAATGCGGTAAAAATGTCAGACCTTTCCGCAAACAGGCCATTTCATGTGCAGCTCGAAAAACTTGCCAATGAAACATGGTGCCCGGATGGCATTTCGCGGTGGTTCTATGAGCGGGCAGATGGAGCTTACAATGTAATGCTGCTGAGAGAGGGTACGACCCGCGCAAAGCGCAAGAAGATAACGGACATGACCCCCACAAAGCGCAAGCTCAAAAAGAACGACATTGCCAAATATCACGAGGCATGGAGGGGCAAGCCAGATCAGGTGGCGTTGGCAGGTGAAAAGAACTTTGCTGCATTCATGAGAGCTCTGGATGAGGACGCTTCAATTGTTCCAAACCCTTTGAACCTGCAGTGGTACAAGGAGATGATTGCCAAGGTAATTATTTTCAAGGCGACCGAGAGCATGATCAAGACGAAGGAAGCCAAGCAAACGACGTTCAAGCAAGGTTGGAGCAATATTGCCACCTACACCGTCTCGGTTCTGGCAGATCGTCTGGATGATCGTCTGGACTTGGAACAGATCTGGAACCGTCAGGGTATTTCTCCTGGACTTCATGATCTTCTCTGGGACTGGGCAGTTATTGTAAATTCCGAGTTCAACCGCATCGCGCCAGGGCAGCAGTTTTCTGAAGTAGCCAAGCGTGCGGACACGTGGAAGCAAATAAAATCTGCGGAGTATTCATTGAACTCAATGCCCATTCAAGAGATACGATAA
- a CDS encoding PD-(D/E)XK motif protein → MIGWTEEGLINSWRALAHREAGEDWRFVHLIGLGEVSVEAGCHFPLGREALIVCFPGSSQINSARLPEGKGFDVTYIEGQIALGGKTAIALVRRPEGSPDIFAVMVVDILRSLETAAHHENRDILEAFLERVKEWQAFMARTHRPLSPDAQVGLFGELWMLRLLMDTSLGAESLNCWCGPLRAAQDFHIRGGAIEVKSTVRSNSFLAKINSIEQLDSDRAPIFLCALRFEESTDGVSLVDLVTELRQRLGIAGFLRGFEGLLMVMGYHDEHASLYERTLKLKDAKAFLSDNDMPHLIRGSLPAALRSATYVLDLDAFEVPSIGMQNLVNEFGLE, encoded by the coding sequence ATGATTGGCTGGACTGAAGAAGGCCTCATCAATTCTTGGCGAGCGTTGGCTCATCGAGAAGCAGGAGAAGATTGGCGTTTTGTCCACCTCATCGGATTAGGAGAGGTTTCTGTCGAGGCTGGCTGTCACTTTCCTCTTGGCAGAGAAGCTTTGATCGTCTGCTTCCCCGGGTCATCGCAGATCAATTCGGCGCGTCTGCCTGAAGGCAAGGGATTCGACGTCACCTACATCGAAGGTCAGATCGCGCTCGGAGGAAAGACAGCCATCGCTCTTGTAAGACGACCTGAAGGGTCTCCTGACATATTCGCGGTTATGGTCGTCGATATTCTAAGATCATTGGAAACAGCTGCACATCACGAAAACCGGGACATTTTGGAGGCATTTCTCGAGCGCGTGAAAGAATGGCAAGCTTTCATGGCGCGAACGCACCGCCCGCTTTCACCAGATGCGCAAGTAGGACTATTCGGTGAGCTATGGATGCTTCGTCTTCTTATGGACACATCGCTTGGTGCGGAAAGCCTGAATTGCTGGTGCGGTCCATTGCGAGCAGCTCAGGACTTCCACATACGAGGCGGTGCGATTGAAGTTAAGAGTACTGTGCGTTCAAACAGCTTCCTCGCAAAAATCAACAGCATCGAACAACTTGATAGTGATCGCGCGCCAATCTTTCTGTGCGCCCTTCGCTTTGAAGAAAGCACTGATGGTGTTTCTCTTGTCGACTTGGTGACAGAGCTTCGCCAGAGGCTGGGAATTGCCGGATTTCTGCGAGGTTTTGAAGGGTTGCTCATGGTGATGGGGTATCATGATGAGCATGCTTCTCTCTATGAACGCACATTGAAGTTGAAAGATGCCAAGGCATTCCTGTCTGACAACGATATGCCACATCTCATACGCGGATCTTTGCCAGCGGCCCTACGTTCGGCAACTTACGTGCTTGATCTTGACGCATTCGAAGTTCCTTCGATCGGAATGCAAAATTTAGTCAACGAGTTTGGATTGGAATAA